The genome window GGGGCCCTCGGCCTACGACGTGGCCAGTCTGCTCTACGATCCCTACCTGACGCTGCCGCAGGCGCTGCGCGATAATCTGGCCGGGGCGTATCCGGAGCTGCTTGCCCGGCTGGCCCCGCGCGCCGCATCCGCGTTCGAGCGCAGCTTTCCGCTGATCGCTGTGCACAGGATGATGCAGGTGCTGGGCGCGTACGGTAAACTGAGTCTGGCCGACGGGAAGCGGAAGTTCCTGGCCTACGTGCCGCGGGCGCTCAAGAGCCTGCGCCGCCTGTTGGGCAGGGGAGAATTCGAGCGGTTTCCGCTGCTGCGCAGTGCGGCGGAGCGTGCCGGGCCGCCTGCCTGACTCCCAAACTGAAAGATAGTTGTAAACGGAATAAAGTCGGTAATACGTTTCAGCCTGGCTTCAGAGAACCATTCAGTACTCGAGTGCTTGCCACGAAAGGATTCTGCCGGATGAGAAGCTTACTGCTGACTCCCGTATTGTTTTCGCTTATCTTGCTGATCGCCTGTGACCCTGCCGCGCGGGAGGGAACGGAACAGGCCGGAATCCGGCAGCCGGCAGCGCCGGCCGGTCCTCATCCGACAGTGAAATGGATCATGGCCTGCCGCGTTCCGGGCGAGGGATTCGGCTGCTACCCCGGCGACAGTTCGTTTGTCTCGCGCACCGGGATGGCGGTTGAGGCGCTGTTTCAGCTCGGAGTTCTGCGGGAGCTGGAGAACACGGACGAAATAGTTTCCTGGCTGCAGGGCATGCAGCAGCCCGACGGCGGTTTTCTGGAGCGCAGGGACTACTATAACGGCAAGCGACTGCCGTGGGGCACGATGAGCGCGCTGGAGCCGGCCTACTGGGCCGTGCGGACACTCAAGTATTTCGGCAGGGCGCCGGCGTACACCACCGGCGTGGCGGATTTCATCAAGGCGCGCCAGCGGGATTCAGGGGCGTTCGATGCCTACGAGATCGGCTGGGGCGGGGCGCGCGAGGCGGTCTACAGCACCTACTGGGCGGTGGCCACGCTCAAGGAGATCGGCGAGCCGATACCCGATTCGGCCAAAGTCGTGGCCTGGCTCAGGAAACAGCAGGACACCAGTGAGCGCCGCGGCGGGTTCAGGCTGTCGGTCGATAATTTCAACTACGCTTCCGTGCCGGGTACGTTCCATGCTGTCCAGGCGCTGGCACTGCTGGGGGCCATGCCTGAGCGGCCGCGAGAGGTGAAAAAGTTCCTGCTCTCGGCATACGGGCAGGAACCCGATGGTGGTTTCGAGGTCGGCCACGGCGATGACTGGAACAATTTTGATCATTACTCGCTGACCGAGTGCACGTGGATGGCTGTCTCCACCCTGCGCATGCTGGGGACGCCCCTGGCCGAGAGCGATACCTCGCGCGCGGCCCGTCCCCGCTCCGACTGCGCGGCCTGGCTGGGTTCGGTACAGAATCCTGACGGCGGATTCGCGCGGGTGGGCGTAACCGACCAGACCCCGCTGGCCGGCCCCAGCGAGATGAGGTCCACCTGGCAGGCGGTCGGCGCGCTCAAGCTGCTCGAGGTCGAGGTGCCCCGTCCGCTGAATGCGGAGGAGCCGGTTAACGAGGTCCGGGTCCACACTCCGCTGCACCGTCACCCCACGGTCCACAACGACGATCCGGTGGAGGTGTGGGCCTACCGCCGGATAGCCCTGCCGATCTACGAAAAGATCCTGGCCGAAACCGGCAGCCGGCTGGCCGCAATCGGCGGGCTGAGCAGCTGGACGAGAGCCGTGGTCGGGCCGGAGAACGCCAGCTACCTCACGGGCGGACGGGGCGTTTTGCTGGGCGGCTGGGGCCAGTGCGGTCAGATGAGCCAGCTTCTGCAGCAGCTCGCCTCCAGCGTGGATCATGCCGCGCGCTACAGTTTCGTAATCGGCGATGTCAACTGCGAAGTGCTGGTTCAGGAAGCGTGGTGGGCCCAGCCGCACTGGTGTCTGTTCATCCCGTTCACCAACGAATATCCCGACCCGGGAACCGTAACACCGGCCGGCGCGAAAGACGGCTGGAGCGTGCTCGATGTGATAGTGGACCATGACCGCCGGCACGGGAACCTCAACTATCCCAGCCGCACGGAGCTGGGCGATCACCTGTTCAACAGCGTGCGGATCGAGACAATCGATTTCGTGCGCGGCAAGTGGGGCAGCGAGGTTAAAATCGACAGCACGACGACTTACGACAGTCCGCAGGCCGCGGAGCTCTATCCCGGAGGAAGTTGGTGAAACAAGGCTTTGCAGGACGGGAACTTGACAGAATGACAATGCGGGGATAGAATAGTTCTCTCCGGCGCCGCCCGCCGGAGAGGATGGTTCATCCGGGGCGGGGAGGGATTCAGGGAGAATGCTGAAGGTAATCGAGGATTTCAGGGCGATCAAGGCCAACGACCCGGCCGCCAAGAACTGGCTGGAGACCCTGCTGTGCCATACGGCCTGGCATGCGATCGTGCTCTACAGGATCGCCCACTGGCTGCATACGAAGTTACATATCCCGATACTTCCGCGCTTTATCAGCGTGCTCGCCCGCTGGTGGGCCGGAGTCGAAATCCATCCCGGCGCAACTATCGGGCACAGGTTTTTTATCGATCACGGAACAGGGGTTGTGATCGGCGAGACCGCGGAGGTCGGCGAGGACTGCGTGATGTTCCACGGAGTGACCCTCGGCGGCACGGGCCATCATGCCGGCAAGCGTCACCCAACGGTGGGCGATAACGTGCTGATCGGCACGGCGGCCACCCTGCTGGGTCCGATCATGGTGGGAGACAACGCCCGGATCGGCGCCGAAACGGTGATCGTCAACCGGGACGTGCCCGCCGGGACAACCGTGGTCGGCACGCCGGGGGTGATTGTCAAGCGCGACGACAGGAAAGTGGAGGAAAAGCTGCCGCCGGCCCATTACCTGCGCAAACCGCCGCGCAATCATGGAGTTGAGGGCGAAGGTATCTGAAGAGCGGGAGGAGATATAAATAAAAAAGCCGGCCGGGAACTCCCGGCCGGCTTTTTTTCGCGCTAGCTAAAATCCGCTTAAAGCAGATTTTTGAGGTGGTCCTCGAAGAAACTCTTGTCGCGGTAGCCGATCACTTTTTCCACCACGTTGCCTTCGCGGTCGATAATGTAGGTGGTCGGGATGCCCGTGTAGATCTCGTAGGCGTCCACCACCTCCATGTTGGCCATCGCGATATCGTAGTTCACGGAGTTTTTCTTCACGAATTTCTCGACTGTACCGGGACCGCCCCTGTCCACTGAAACGCCCAGGATTTCAAAGCCCTGCTCATTGTATATATCGTAGAGCTCCACGAAATGCGGGATCTCCTTGACGCAGGGCGGGCACCAGGTCGCCCAGAAATCGATAATCAGCACCTTGCCCCTGTAGGTTTCAAGCGAGACTGTTTCACCGGTCAGGTTGGTCAGGCTAAACGCCGGCGCCTGCTGAGAACTGCCCGCCTGGGCCAGCGCGGTTCCCTGAACCGCGGGCGACTGTTCGGGCTGGGCGCTGGCATCTCTGGGGCTGGTCCCCCGGCCGCAGGCCAGCACCGATCCCAGGCACACAAGCGCGGCAACTTTAAACACGTAAGCAACCTTATACATCGGAACCTCCTTCCAGGTATCTTTGTCTTTCCCGGCGCACCCCATCTACCCGATCTCGGCCAGTCCGGGGAAGAGCTGTAGCAGGTAACCACTTAATATGGAGAACATGTCGAAAAATATCAATCCCCCGACAATTAACAGAAACGCTCCGGCGATCTTCTCGATTGTTCCCAGATGCCTGCGAATCTTCTTATACATGTTGAAAAACTTGTGGATCGCCAGCCCGGTAAGGATGAAGGGCAGCCCCAGCCCCGCAGAGTAAACCGCCAGCATGAACATCCCGCTGCCCACTGTCCCCTGCTGGGCGGCCAGGGTCAGGATCGCGGCCAGGATCGGGCCGATACAGGGAGTCCAGCCGAACGCGAACGCCGCGCCGATCAGGAAGATACCCAGCACGCCCAGCGGATTCTCGCGCACGTGGATTCTTTTCTCGTACTCGAGGAAGCCGATCCGGAATACCCCGGTCATGTGCAGGCCCAGGATGATTATCAACGTCCCGGCCACACGGTTGAACCAGACGCGGTAGATGAACAGCAGTTTGCCGATCACCCCGGCCCCGGCCCCCAGCATTATGAACACCGCGCTGAAGCCGAGCACGAACACCAGCGTACTGATAAAGACTTTCATCGGCCTGCTTTCGCCCTCGCCACCCTCCTGCAGCGTGTCGATCGACACGCCGGAGACGAACGAGATGTAGGCCGGAATCAGCGGCAGCACGCAGGGACTGATAAAACTGAACACACCCGCCCCGAACGCAGCCAGCAGAGATACGCTTTCCATCAAACTCCCTTACTTTTCGCCTGTAAGAAACACCCTGCCGGCCAGGCGCCTGGCGCTGACACTCAGGTCATCGAACAGTGAATACAGGGTAGGTGTGATAATCAGCGTCAGGAAAGTCGACGTGGTCATCCCGCCCAGAATCGCCAGGCCCACCGGACCCCAGTTGGCCGCGCGGCCCTCCGAGGGCCCGAACAGGGCCGGCACAAGCAGCGGCGCCACCATCGGCAGCAGCGAGAGGATCGTCGTGGCCGCGGTCATCATGATCGGCCGCATCCGTTTTTGCACGGCTTCCAGGATCGCCTCGCGGCGCGCCAGACCCCTGCTCCTTAGTAAGTTGATATAATCCACCAGAATTATTCCATTATTCACCACCAAGCCGCAGACGATAATCACGCCGATATAGGCGACCGTGCCCAGATTGGTGCCGGTGGCGACAAAAATCAGCGCCACGCCGATAATCGCAAAGGGGACGGAAAGCAGGATCGTGAAGGGGTGGATGAATGACTCGAACAAGGCCGCCAGCAGGATATAGATCAGCACCAGGGCCAGGATGATGGCGAACCGGCTCTGGCTTTCCTCTTCGACCATGTTCTGGTAATTGCGGCCCAGTTCCCAACTGTAGCCCGGGGCCAGGCTGATCTGCCGCATCCGGGCCATCACTTCGTTGCTGAGCTGGAAAATCCCGCTGCCCTCGGCCTCCAGATCGATCTCCACGTTGAACATCCGGTTGTTTTTCTCGATACTGCGCGGCCCCACTCCCAGTTCGATATCGGCGATGTTGTCCAGCGTGGTGCGCTGTCCCTGGGGGGAATAGATCAGCATGGTCTGAAGGCTCTGGAGGTTCAGCCTGTCCTCGCGCTTGAGGCCGACGTTGATATCGATCTCCCGTTCCGGGGCCTTGAACCGGCTTACCGGACGGCTGGAAAGCTGGCTGCTGATCGTGCGCGCGACAGTGTTGGCGCTGATCTCGTTGGCCATCGCCCGGTCGCGGTCGACCATCACCCGTATTTCCTGCTCGCCCTGTTCGGTGCTGAGTTCCACATCCTGAACGCCGGGGATATCCTTCATCAGGTCGCGGATGCGCTCGGCGTAGGTTGTCAGCAACTCCAGGCTCTGGCCCCTGAGGTTGATTTCCACTCCGCCGCCGCCGCCATGGCCGTGATAGCGGTTGTAATGGTACTCGAATCCGGGATATTCGGGGATATAATTTTTAACCGCGGCCAGCAGTTCGGCGGTGGTACGGCTGTTTTTGGTCGCTTCGGTGAAGAACACCTCGATTTCCGCCCGGTTGCGGCGTCCCATGCTGAGTTCCGACCTGACCGAGCTGATTTCCAGTTCCTGCTTGCGGTTGAGCAGATCCTGCTCGATTCTGGTAACAATTTTCGATGCGTCGGCCATGCTGTAGTTGTGGCTGATACTCATGCCAACGTTCAGCCGCCGGTCCGGCGCCCAGCCGGAGGATTCCTTGTCGATCATCTTGTTGAGCTGGAAGGTACCCCACATGATAAAAGCCACGATAAACATGGTCAGCAGGCGGTAGCGCAGGGCGTGGTCGACCAGGTAGGCGAACACCTTGCGCGTACGCGGGAACGTGCGTTCCTTGCCGGGCTTGAGGTTGTGGATAAGCCGGCCGGAGAGCAGCGGCACAACAGTTATCGCAACGACAAAACTGGCGATACAGACCATGCAGAAGGTTATCCCGAAATCACGCATGAACCTCATGCCGCCCCGTCCGCCGCCGAGGAAGATCAGCGGGACAAACACGATCACGTTGGTCAGGATCGAGGCCAGGATCGGCAGGCCGACCTCGCCGACTCCCTCGATAGCCGACTCAACCGCGCCCTTGCCCTCCTCGTTGCGGATCCGGAAAATATTCTCCAGCACCACGATCGAGGGGTCGATCACGATTCCGATGGCGTAGATCATCCCCATCATCGAGATGATATTCAGCGTCAGGTCCGAGCCGATCGGCTCCATCCTGATCAGGTAGATGAAAAACAGGGCGGTCACCACCGAAACGGGGATCGCGATCGTGATCACCAGCGTGTTGCGCAGGTTGCCCAGGAAGAACAACAGGACCAGGATCGCCAGGATGCCTCCGATATAGCCGGCCCGTTTCAGACTGTCTATACTGTTGGTGATATCCTCGCTCTGGTCCCAGTAGAACTGGTAATCGAGCTGACTGAACCGCGGGTCGGCTTTGATGTTAGCCATGACGGCCTTGAGCCGGTTGCTGACCGCGATGATGTTGGCGTTGGATGTCTTGTAAATCCTGAACGAGACCGCTTCGTGGCCATTGAGTCTACTGAACCGGCGGATTTCCTCGGGGTAGTCGAAACGGACATTGGCCACCTGCTCCAGGCGCAGGCCGCGTTCGTTGAGCGGCATTTTGGCGATATCGTCCACATCCTGGAACTGGCCCACCACCCGGAGGTTGTATTTGCGCCCGCCCGCGTAGACATAGCCCGCCGGCAGGTTCTGGTTTTCACTGCTGATCTGATTGTTGAGCTGGTTGGAGTTGATCCGCGAGGCGCGCATCTGGTTCTGGTCGAGATCGATATAGATCCCCTTTTTTATCAGCCCGCTCACCACCACGTTGGCCACGCCCTCGACCGTGGTCAGCCGCTTTTCCAGCACGTTTTCGACAATACTTTCGAAACGGTCGCGGTCATCGCCGGTCCAGATCACGCCGAAACTGAGGATCGGCCAGTCGGTGGTCTGAAAGCGGTAGATCCTCGGCGGGTCGAGCATGTCTTCGGGAAGCTGGGGCAGTACACGGTCGATCCGCTCGCGGACCTCCATCGAGGCGAGATCCATGTCGGTGCCCTGCTCGAACTCCAGGCTTACCGAACTGCTGCCGGAATTGCTGTTGGAGCGGATCGCGCGCAGGCCCGGCGTGGTGCCCATCATCCCCTCGATCGGACGGGTGATCAGCCGCTCGATCTCCTCGGGGTTGGAGCCCTGGTAAGAGGCCTGGACCCTGAGGTAGGGGCGGTTGATATCCGGCAGGAAGGTCAGGGGGATACGCCCCAGGCTCAACAGACCCATCACGATCACGCTGATTACGGCCATCGTGGTGGTGACCGGCCTGTCCAATGCGAACTTGCCGATTGTCATCGGGATTCGGTTCCCGTGGAGTTGTTACGCCGCTGCCATCTCTCGCGCATTTCCCGGC of Candidatus Glassbacteria bacterium contains these proteins:
- the cysE gene encoding serine O-acetyltransferase, with protein sequence MLKVIEDFRAIKANDPAAKNWLETLLCHTAWHAIVLYRIAHWLHTKLHIPILPRFISVLARWWAGVEIHPGATIGHRFFIDHGTGVVIGETAEVGEDCVMFHGVTLGGTGHHAGKRHPTVGDNVLIGTAATLLGPIMVGDNARIGAETVIVNRDVPAGTTVVGTPGVIVKRDDRKVEEKLPPAHYLRKPPRNHGVEGEGI
- a CDS encoding TlpA family protein disulfide reductase, encoding MGCAGKDKDTWKEVPMYKVAYVFKVAALVCLGSVLACGRGTSPRDASAQPEQSPAVQGTALAQAGSSQQAPAFSLTNLTGETVSLETYRGKVLIIDFWATWCPPCVKEIPHFVELYDIYNEQGFEILGVSVDRGGPGTVEKFVKKNSVNYDIAMANMEVVDAYEIYTGIPTTYIIDREGNVVEKVIGYRDKSFFEDHLKNLL
- a CDS encoding cytochrome c biogenesis protein CcdA, with amino-acid sequence MESVSLLAAFGAGVFSFISPCVLPLIPAYISFVSGVSIDTLQEGGEGESRPMKVFISTLVFVLGFSAVFIMLGAGAGVIGKLLFIYRVWFNRVAGTLIIILGLHMTGVFRIGFLEYEKRIHVRENPLGVLGIFLIGAAFAFGWTPCIGPILAAILTLAAQQGTVGSGMFMLAVYSAGLGLPFILTGLAIHKFFNMYKKIRRHLGTIEKIAGAFLLIVGGLIFFDMFSILSGYLLQLFPGLAEIG
- a CDS encoding efflux RND transporter permease subunit, translating into MTIGKFALDRPVTTTMAVISVIVMGLLSLGRIPLTFLPDINRPYLRVQASYQGSNPEEIERLITRPIEGMMGTTPGLRAIRSNSNSGSSSVSLEFEQGTDMDLASMEVRERIDRVLPQLPEDMLDPPRIYRFQTTDWPILSFGVIWTGDDRDRFESIVENVLEKRLTTVEGVANVVVSGLIKKGIYIDLDQNQMRASRINSNQLNNQISSENQNLPAGYVYAGGRKYNLRVVGQFQDVDDIAKMPLNERGLRLEQVANVRFDYPEEIRRFSRLNGHEAVSFRIYKTSNANIIAVSNRLKAVMANIKADPRFSQLDYQFYWDQSEDITNSIDSLKRAGYIGGILAILVLLFFLGNLRNTLVITIAIPVSVVTALFFIYLIRMEPIGSDLTLNIISMMGMIYAIGIVIDPSIVVLENIFRIRNEEGKGAVESAIEGVGEVGLPILASILTNVIVFVPLIFLGGGRGGMRFMRDFGITFCMVCIASFVVAITVVPLLSGRLIHNLKPGKERTFPRTRKVFAYLVDHALRYRLLTMFIVAFIMWGTFQLNKMIDKESSGWAPDRRLNVGMSISHNYSMADASKIVTRIEQDLLNRKQELEISSVRSELSMGRRNRAEIEVFFTEATKNSRTTAELLAAVKNYIPEYPGFEYHYNRYHGHGGGGGVEINLRGQSLELLTTYAERIRDLMKDIPGVQDVELSTEQGEQEIRVMVDRDRAMANEISANTVARTISSQLSSRPVSRFKAPEREIDINVGLKREDRLNLQSLQTMLIYSPQGQRTTLDNIADIELGVGPRSIEKNNRMFNVEIDLEAEGSGIFQLSNEVMARMRQISLAPGYSWELGRNYQNMVEEESQSRFAIILALVLIYILLAALFESFIHPFTILLSVPFAIIGVALIFVATGTNLGTVAYIGVIIVCGLVVNNGIILVDYINLLRSRGLARREAILEAVQKRMRPIMMTAATTILSLLPMVAPLLVPALFGPSEGRAANWGPVGLAILGGMTTSTFLTLIITPTLYSLFDDLSVSARRLAGRVFLTGEK